From the Primulina tabacum isolate GXHZ01 chromosome 3, ASM2559414v2, whole genome shotgun sequence genome, one window contains:
- the LOC142538405 gene encoding uncharacterized protein LOC142538405 has product MEGSTNTVFRPPVLDGSNYALWKVKMMVFIKSTEERAWQRVLDGWSPPKLEDADGDTRLKPESTWTVDEVQTSHFNSKALNAIFSYVDTRMFNLITTCVCAKDAWEILQKYYEGSASVRKTRLRMVTSKFESLRMEDKESILEYDSRLRQLSNEAHSLGDPMSNERLVNKVLRSLPEKFNVKVCAIEESKDTSTINLDELMSSLRTFEMNFDLQKKDKGKTIALEVSTDSYDEILQISKEVNESDLGEDSISLITKKFGDYLKKMREKKKIGQKSVLPNITTYAKAQKFTPMKGQFRPKTELQIQSNVRNLDSVQCRECSGFGHYANECANRLRRNKGMAVTLSDEESDDDQGSSESENHTSLSSVIKEKRSMQINPLGVATGVAIPGRNTSSNSVCLKSTTLAEASQSETQEVDDDEVTLESVQTMYEELYEDWIKRTKGNAILSKENAELKSQISLLEVILSKKDLELCKVKEELGEATQILAKMNLSSSKLDSLLMIGQNDKSGLGYPNSLFEIGESSNTERKPTVFIKGSVETSNATQTEKGAPSKRQISTKKSKSRKRHFICHYCFRPGHIKPYCFKLRDDYKRCESEQVLPQTNIAGIWYFDSGCSRHMTGSKDHLIDYVELRSGHVTYGGGAKRRFAGKGTLNVDGLPNLHNVLYVEWLNSNLISISQLCDDGLHVKFDKDNCEVFDNSNTRILTGTRSADNCYQLGEDLVCNHSKVSELNLWHQKLGHANFKTLKNLGKYDAVRCMPNLSSGIPYVCGACQKDLTGKTIEDDIDGLLNESEILPNTDVAPGVVTPETTPALAESNDELGKYTENDDSVTNEEIDIPSKVLKNHPSSQIIGETFGGMQTRRKEKVDYRKMMGLVCMTFVYSQELEQFVRNDVWDLVLRPDNVNVIGTKWIFKNKTDESGIVVRNKARLVAQGYTQIEGIDFDETFAPVARIESVRLLLAIACHMDIKLYQMDVKSAFLNGILKEEAYVRQPKGFEDPHHPNHVYKLKKALYGLKQAPRAWYGRLTEYLLDLGFKRGEADPKVTHLKAVKRILRYISGTVDLGLWYTKETNTNLVGFSDADWAGNLDDRKSTTGGCFYLGNNLVSWYSKKQNCVSLFTAESEYVAAASCCSQLLWMNQMIKDYGFNSDTLIVYCDNSSAIDISKNPVQYSRTKHIDIRHHFIRDLVDKGAIRMEFVRTENQLADIFTKPLDFERFSNLRKSLSLCAQ; this is encoded by the exons ATGGAAGGATCAACAAATACTGTTTTTAGGCCTCCCGTGTTGGATGGATCAAACTATGCATTGTGGAAAGTAAAGATGATGGTTTTTATTAAATCCACTGAAGAAAGAGCTTGGCAACGTGTACTTGATGGTTGGAGTCCACCAAAACTCGAGGATGCTGATGGAGACACACGGCTCAAACCTGAAAGTACATGGACTGTCGATGAAGTGCAAACTTCACACTTTAATTCCAAGGCTCTCAATGCTATATTTTCATATGTTGACACAAGGATGTTTAATTTAATCACCACTTGTGTATGCGCCAAAGATGCTTGGGAGATACTCCAGAAGTACTATGAAGGATCCGCAAGTGTGCGTAAAACTAGGCTAAGGATGGTGACATCAAAGTTCGAAAGTTTGAGAATGGAGGACAAGGAGTCTATTCTTGAGTATGATAGCCGGTTGAGACAACTTTCTAATGAAGCTCACAGTCTTGGAGATCCCATGTCCAATGAAAGATTGGTGAACAAAGTTTTAAGATCTCTACCTGAGAAATTTAATGTCAAAGTTTGTGCAATTGAAGAATCTAAAGACACTTCAACAATCAACCTGGATGAATTAATGAGTTCCCTCagaacttttgagatgaattttgatttacaaaagaaggataaagggaagACAATAGCCCTTGAAGTTTCAACTGACTCTTATGATGAAATCCTTCAAATATCTAAAGAAGTGAATGAATCTGATTTAGGTGAAGATTCTATCTCTCTAATTACTAAAAAATTCGGTGATTActtgaagaaaatgagagagaagaagaaaattggacaaaaatctGTGTTGCCCAATATCACCACTTATGCAAAAGCTCAAAAGTTTACTCCTATGAAAGGACAATTTCGACCAAAAACTGAATTGCAAATCCAatcaaatgtcagaaatttggaCTCAGTACAATGCAGAGAGTGTTCTGGATTTGGACACTATGCCAATGAGTGTGCCAATCGACTTcgaagaaacaaaggcatgGCTGTCACTTTGAGTGATGAAGAGTCTGATGATGATCAAGGATCAAGTGAATCTGAAAATCACACATCGTTATCTTCTGTGATCAAGGAAAAACGCTCAATGCAAATCAATCCTTTGGGTGTTGCCACAGGTGTTGCAATACCTGGCCGCAACACCTCTTCGAATTCAGTATGTCTTAAATCTACAACCCTTGCGGAGGCAAGTCAGTCTGAAACTCAAGAGGTAGATGATGATGAAGTCACTCTAGAAAGTGTGCAGACGATGTACGAAGAATTATATGAAGACTGGATCAAAAGAACTAAAGGAAATGCAATTCTCTCCAAAGAGAATGCTGAGTTAAAGTCACAAATTTCACTACTTGAAGTAATCTTAAGCAAGAAAGATTTGGAATTATGCAAAGTCAAAGAGGAACTTGGAGAAGCAACTCAAATTCTTGCCAAGATGAATTTAAGTTCATCCAAACTTGATTCACTTTTGATGATTGGACAAAATGACAAATCTGGACTTGGTTATCCGAACAGTCTGTTCGAAATTGGAGAATCTTCCAATACTGAGAGAAAACCAACTGTTTTTATCAAAGGAAGTGTTGAAACCTCAAATGCTACACAAACTGAAAAAGGTGCTCCATCTAAAAGGCAAATATCTACCAAGAAGTCAAAATCCAGAAAACGCCACTTTATCTGCCACTATTGTTTTAGACCTGGTCATATCAAACCCTACTGCTTTAAACTGAGAGATGATTACAAGAGATGTGAATCAGAACAGGTGTTGCCACAG ACTAACATTGCAGGAAtatggtactttgacagtggcTGTTCGCGCCACATGACAGGTTCTAAAGACCATTTGATTGACTATGTTGAACTGAGGAGTGGTCATGTGACATATGGTGGTGGTGCTAAAAGAAGATTTGCTGGCAAAGGAACCTTGAATGTTGATGGACTGCCTAATCTACACAATGTGCTTTATGTCGAATGGcttaactcaaacttaataagcataagtcaactttgtgatgaCGGTTTGcatgttaagtttgataaagaCAATTGTGAAGTGTTTGATAATTCTAATACTCGTATtttgacaggtacaaggtctgCTGATAATTGCTATCAACTTGGAGAAGACTTAGTATGCAATCATTCAAAGGTGAGTGAATTAAACTTGTGGCATCAAAAATTGGGACATGCAAACTTCAAGACATTAAAGAATCTTGGTAAGTACGATGCTGTGAGATGTATGCCTAATTTATCCTCTGGAATTCCGTATGTTTGTGGTGCATGTCAAAAGG ATCTAACGGGAAAAACAATCGAGGATGATATTGATGGGCTGCTGAACGAAAGTGAGATACTGCCTAACACAGATGTTGCACCCGGTGTTGTAACACCTGAGACAACACCTGCACTAGCAGAATCAAATGATGAACTAGGAAAGTATACTGAGAATGATGACAGTGTAACCAATGAAGAGATTGATATTCCCAGCAAGGttctgaaaaatcatccatcatctcagATCATTGGAGAAACATTTGGAGGAATGCAAACGAGAAGAAAGGAGAAGGTAGACTATCGCAAAATGATGGGACTAGTATGCATGACTTTCGTATACTCTCAA gaacttgaacaatttgttaGGAATGATGTGTGGGATTTGGTTCTCAGACCCGATAATGTGAATGTTATTGGAACCAAATGGATCTTTAaaaacaaaactgatgaatctggAATTGTTGTGAGAAATAAAGCTAGGCTAGTGGCTCAAGGGTATACTCAAATTGAaggaattgattttgatgaaacgtTTGCCCCTGTTGCACGGATTGAATCGGTTAGACTTTTACTTGCTATTGCATGTCACATGGAcataaaattatatcaaatggatgtgaaaagtgcctTTTTGAATGGCATCTTGAAAGAAGAAGCTTATGTAAGACAAcctaaaggatttgaagatccacacCACCCGAACCATGTCTACAAGTTGAAGAAAGCACTCTAtggacttaaacaagctccaagagcatgGTATGGAAGGCTTACTGAATATCTGCTTGACTTAGGCTTCAAAAGAGGTGAG GCTGATCCTAAAGTCACTCATCTAAAGGCTGTCAAAAGAATTTTGCGATATATATCTGGAACAGTTGACTTAGGTTTATGGTACACCAAAGAAACAAACACCAATTTAGTGGGCTTTAGTGATGCTGACTGGGCTGGAAACTTAGATGATAGGAAAAGTACCACGGGTGGGTGTTTTTATCTTGGTAACAATTTGGTGTCATGGTATAGTAAAAAGCAAAATTGTGTATCTCTGTTcactgctgaatctgaatatgttgcAGCTGCTAGCTGTTGTTCacaacttttgtggatgaatcaaatgattaaagacTATGGTTTCAACAGTGACACCTTAATTGTATACTGTGacaattcaagtgcaattgatatttcaaaaaatccagtacaatACTCTCGAACGAAACACATAgacattagacatcattttattcgagatttggttgatAAGGGTGCAATTCGAATGGAATTTGTTAGAACTGAGAACCAACTGgctgatatttttacaaaaccattggattttgagagattttccaatcttAGGAAGTCTCTCAGCTTGTGTGCACAATGA